The Candidatus Zixiibacteriota bacterium genome contains a region encoding:
- a CDS encoding TrkA family potassium uptake protein: protein MKEFAVIGMGNFGEMLVRKLTELGCKVTAVDINKTQVQALQEYADQAILANAADRKFLENLEVSNYDCFIISTGEDSHASILITLYLKELGAKKIIVKANTADHARILYKVGADDVIIPEEDMAVKIAKNLAQPNVLDYLPLSDEYLIAEIIAPSKFIGKTLKTLKLRTEYHLEVIAIKDKAIKKFNFIPHADYEIQQSDVLVVLGKEKNIEDIKE, encoded by the coding sequence ATGAAAGAATTTGCTGTAATAGGAATGGGTAATTTTGGGGAGATGTTGGTTAGGAAATTAACCGAATTAGGATGTAAAGTAACCGCAGTCGATATTAACAAAACTCAGGTGCAAGCCTTACAGGAATATGCAGACCAGGCAATTTTAGCAAATGCGGCCGACAGAAAGTTCTTAGAAAATCTGGAAGTGAGCAATTATGATTGTTTTATTATATCTACCGGCGAGGATTCCCACGCTTCAATACTTATCACTCTTTACCTTAAGGAATTGGGAGCTAAAAAAATAATCGTTAAGGCAAATACTGCCGATCATGCCCGGATATTGTATAAAGTTGGTGCTGATGATGTAATTATTCCCGAAGAAGATATGGCTGTTAAAATAGCAAAAAATTTAGCTCAGCCAAATGTGCTCGATTATCTGCCGTTGAGTGATGAATATTTAATCGCCGAGATTATAGCACCTTCAAAATTTATTGGGAAGACGCTTAAAACATTAAAACTTCGAACTGAATATCATTTAGAGGTAATAGCTATTAAAGATAAGGCTATTAAAAAATTTAATTTTATCCCTCATGCTGATTATGAAATTCAGCAATCGGATGTGCTTGTTGTTTTGGGAAAGGAAAAAAACATAGAAGATATAAAGGAATAA